A section of the Plasmodium cynomolgi strain B DNA, scaffold: 0225, whole genome shotgun sequence genome encodes:
- a CDS encoding hypothetical protein (putative), whose translation MPVISFSTFRRDVTTNVGIGCLNVKDDIEVELSHKISKLDSSNGTEDIRQKCEEINKFLNEQKNVYNVCYEHRYKESLWYTPIIIKKILSESTEYNKCPQKWTLEPEEATKLTVKEEESHDENEKQTKVQIQLLILELIKKQIILMYLLLSRHSPQIILLHMILKLQKKILINIIL comes from the exons ATGCCTGTTATAAGTTTTTCGACCTTTAGAAGAGATGTAACTACTAATGTTGGCATAGGCTGTTTAAATGTAAAAGATGATATTGAAGTTGAACTTAGTCATAAAATTTCGAAATTGGACAGTTCAAATGGTACTGAAGACATTCGTCagaaatgtgaagaaataaataaattcttaAATGAACAAAAGAATGTTTATAATGTGTGTTATGAACACCGTTACAAAGAAAGTTTGTGGTATACTCCGATAATAATCAAGAAAATCTTATCAGAGTCTACggaatataataaatgtcCTCAAAAATGGACATTGGAACCAGAAGAAGCCACTAAATTGACAGTTAAAGAGGAAGAATcacatgatgaaaatgaaaaacaaacaa AAGTTCAGATTCAACTCCTGATTTTGGAACTGATCAAAAAACAGATCATCTTAATGTATCTCCTGCTGTCGAGGCACTCCCCCCAAAtcattcttcttcacatgaTTCTCAAATTACAGAAGAAAATTctgataaatataatattataa